Proteins encoded within one genomic window of Burkholderiaceae bacterium:
- a CDS encoding Transcriptional regulator, Crp/Fnr family — protein MLKSREEAQAVRQTAGLDRAAGSAVTAHSTQVACSSCSLRELCMPIDLSAAEMDRVDDLVVTRRRIKRGQALFHAGERFSSLYAVHSGFFKTCITTEDGRDQVTGFQMGGEVVGLDGIVNGRHSCDAIALEDAEICVLPFNGIEDLSRDVPAMQHHLHRIMSREIVRVNNVMLLLGSMRAEERLAAFLLNLLRRLHARGFSSSELVLRMTREEIGSYLGLKLETVSRTFSKFAEDGVIEVKHRHIRVLDRPALERLATAPDAR, from the coding sequence ATGCTGAAGTCACGCGAGGAAGCCCAAGCCGTGCGACAGACTGCCGGGCTCGACAGGGCTGCGGGCAGCGCCGTCACCGCGCATTCGACCCAGGTCGCCTGCTCCAGTTGCAGTCTGCGCGAGCTGTGCATGCCGATCGACCTGAGCGCCGCCGAGATGGACCGTGTCGACGATCTGGTGGTGACACGGCGCCGCATCAAGCGGGGCCAGGCGCTGTTTCATGCCGGGGAACGGTTCTCGTCGTTGTACGCGGTGCACAGCGGCTTCTTCAAGACCTGCATCACGACCGAAGACGGGCGCGACCAGGTGACCGGGTTCCAGATGGGCGGCGAGGTCGTCGGCCTCGACGGCATCGTCAATGGGCGCCACAGCTGCGACGCGATCGCGCTGGAGGACGCCGAAATCTGCGTGCTGCCGTTCAACGGGATCGAGGATCTGTCGCGCGACGTGCCGGCGATGCAGCACCATCTGCACCGGATCATGAGTCGCGAGATCGTGCGGGTGAACAACGTGATGCTGCTGCTCGGCAGCATGCGCGCCGAAGAGCGGCTCGCGGCGTTTCTGCTGAACCTGCTGCGGCGGCTGCATGCGCGCGGCTTCTCGAGTTCCGAACTGGTGCTGCGCATGACGCGCGAGGAAATCGGCAGCTACCTGGGCCTGAAGCTCGAGACCGTCAGCCGCACCTTCTCGAAGTTCGCGGAAGACGGCGTGATCGAGGTCAAGCATCGTCACATCCGCGTGCTCGACCGGCCGGCGCTGGAGCGGCTCGCGACCGCGCCGGACGCGCGCTGA
- a CDS encoding Long-chain-fatty-acid--CoA ligase has protein sequence MPQPNQNLFAVLRDAFPADLDGIAVETDDALRYSWRDLDRASAMLANLLASLALPEGSRIAVQVEKSVEAMLLYLATLRAGYVYLPLNIAYQSAEIEYFIANAEPAVVVCTPKNFSWVSKIAFKAGTRHVFTLGDDRSGSLLERAAHHADRHAVAERSADDLAVIIYTSGTTGRSKGAMLSHGNIASNARVLKDYWGWRGDDVLIHALPIFHVHGLFVAIHGALLAGAKMLWFHKFDPAAVMARLPEATVFMGVPTLYVRMLAEPALDRDTAHRMRLFVSGSAPLLIETFDAWRRRTGHTILERYGMSETGMLTSNPYAADARHGGESERRGGTVGFPLPGVELRVQGDDGQVLAAGEVGAIVVKGPNVFKGYWRMPEKTREEFTTDGFFKTGDVGRIDARGYVTIVGRAKDLIISGGYNVYPAEIESFINEMPGVSESAVVGVPHPDFGEVGVAVVVPRAHAALDPERILAELKARLANYKIPKRCFVASELPRNTMGKVQKNQLRKQHEALFG, from the coding sequence ATGCCCCAACCCAACCAAAATTTGTTCGCCGTCCTGCGGGACGCGTTTCCGGCCGATCTCGACGGCATCGCCGTCGAGACCGACGACGCTCTGCGCTATTCCTGGCGCGACCTCGATCGCGCGAGCGCGATGCTCGCGAACCTGCTGGCTTCGCTCGCGTTGCCGGAAGGCAGCCGGATCGCGGTGCAGGTCGAAAAATCGGTCGAGGCGATGCTGCTGTACCTGGCGACGCTGCGCGCAGGCTACGTGTACCTGCCGCTGAACATCGCATACCAAAGCGCCGAGATCGAGTACTTCATAGCCAACGCCGAGCCGGCGGTGGTGGTTTGCACGCCGAAGAACTTTTCCTGGGTCAGCAAGATCGCGTTCAAGGCCGGCACGCGTCATGTGTTCACGCTGGGCGACGACCGCAGCGGGAGCCTGCTCGAGCGCGCCGCGCACCACGCCGACCGGCATGCGGTGGCCGAGCGCAGCGCCGACGACCTCGCGGTGATCATCTACACCAGCGGCACGACCGGCCGCAGCAAGGGCGCGATGCTGAGCCACGGCAACATCGCGAGCAACGCGCGCGTGCTCAAGGACTACTGGGGCTGGCGCGGTGACGACGTGCTGATCCATGCGCTGCCGATCTTCCACGTGCACGGCCTGTTCGTCGCGATCCACGGCGCGCTGCTCGCCGGCGCGAAGATGCTCTGGTTCCACAAGTTCGATCCCGCGGCGGTGATGGCGCGGCTGCCCGAGGCCACGGTATTCATGGGCGTTCCGACGCTGTACGTGCGTATGCTGGCCGAGCCGGCGCTGGACCGGGACACGGCGCACCGCATGCGACTGTTCGTGTCGGGTTCGGCGCCGCTCTTGATCGAGACCTTCGACGCCTGGCGCCGCCGCACCGGGCACACCATTCTCGAGCGCTACGGCATGAGCGAGACCGGCATGCTGACCTCGAACCCTTACGCGGCGGACGCGCGCCATGGCGGCGAGAGCGAGCGCCGCGGCGGCACGGTCGGATTCCCGCTGCCGGGCGTCGAACTACGGGTGCAGGGGGACGACGGCCAGGTGCTTGCCGCCGGCGAGGTCGGCGCGATCGTGGTCAAGGGGCCGAACGTGTTCAAGGGCTATTGGCGCATGCCCGAGAAGACGCGCGAGGAATTCACGACGGACGGTTTCTTCAAGACCGGCGACGTGGGGAGGATCGATGCGCGCGGCTACGTGACCATCGTCGGGCGCGCGAAGGACCTGATCATCAGCGGCGGCTACAACGTGTACCCGGCGGAGATCGAGAGCTTCATCAACGAGATGCCCGGCGTCTCCGAGAGCGCGGTCGTTGGCGTGCCGCACCCGGACTTCGGCGAGGTCGGCGTCGCGGTGGTGGTGCCGCGCGCGCATGCGGCCCTCGACCCGGAGCGCATCCTCGCCGAGCTGAAGGCGCGGCTTGCGAACTACAAGATCCCGAAGCGCTGCTTCGTCGCAAGTGAACTGCCGCGCAACACGATGGGCAAGGTGCAGAAGAATCAGCTGCGCAAGCAGCACGAGGCGCTGTTCGGCTGA
- a CDS encoding Fluoride ion transporter CrcB encodes MGNMAVFAIFGGAGFGALLRWWLGMQLNPVFPTLPLGTLAANLIGGLLIGVANAFFSHYTEFAPEWRLMIITGFMGGLTTFSTFSLEAVTLISRQEYGWALAHMGIHLVGSLALTAVGMLIVQLLVSRF; translated from the coding sequence ATGGGCAATATGGCGGTTTTTGCAATCTTTGGTGGCGCCGGATTCGGCGCGCTGCTGCGCTGGTGGCTCGGCATGCAGTTGAACCCGGTGTTTCCGACGCTGCCGCTCGGCACGCTGGCCGCGAACCTGATCGGCGGGCTGTTGATCGGGGTCGCGAACGCGTTCTTCAGCCACTACACCGAGTTCGCGCCGGAATGGCGGCTGATGATCATCACCGGCTTCATGGGCGGGCTGACCACCTTCTCGACCTTCTCGCTCGAGGCCGTCACGCTGATCAGCCGGCAGGAATATGGCTGGGCCCTGGCGCACATGGGCATTCACCTGGTGGGTTCGCTGGCGCTGACCGCGGTCGGCATGCTGATCGTGCAGTTGCTGGTCAGCCGTTTCTGA
- a CDS encoding Hydrogenase-4 component F — protein sequence MTLAWILIVPAIATLLALASRRVAPWVTLASAIAVLVLSSMAALAVNRAGALQAADGKLSLDAFSAVYLLLVAFVGVTAALYSIGYLHAREAAHAGAAPRYREYWPLYNLFMISMLAVPLISNLAMIWIAIELTTIFSAFLVAYENRTAALEAAWKYVALTSTGAMIALFGVLVLYYGINHVGQPVTWTGLVTASPALPPAVLLLSFALWLVGFGTKTGLVPMHTWLPDAHSQAPASICALLSGVEVSGALYMLLRIYPALARNPGVAHPENWYLVAGLLSVAVAAFLLLQVHDFKRLFAYSTIEHMGVILAACGLGAGAHELGTVYQFFAHAFTKSFCFYAAGIATIVFGTQEIAAVRGLISRAPVAGWALLLGGVAIAGAPPFALFISEFKILETGFAAGEYVATGILTALVVLAFIAILYQIGRIVFGEPAPDAPRAKLPATSVAALALAFIPMFVFGFYLPPPLASLIHHAAALLGGGS from the coding sequence ATGACGCTGGCGTGGATACTGATCGTGCCCGCCATCGCCACGCTGCTCGCGCTTGCGAGCCGGCGCGTGGCGCCATGGGTGACGCTAGCGTCTGCCATCGCGGTGCTGGTGCTGTCATCGATGGCTGCACTCGCGGTCAACCGAGCGGGCGCACTGCAGGCGGCGGACGGCAAACTCTCCCTCGATGCATTTTCCGCCGTGTACCTGCTGCTGGTGGCGTTCGTGGGCGTGACGGCCGCGCTGTATTCGATTGGTTACCTGCACGCCCGCGAGGCGGCGCATGCCGGCGCGGCGCCGCGCTACCGCGAATACTGGCCGCTCTACAACCTGTTCATGATTTCGATGCTGGCGGTACCGCTGATTTCGAACCTCGCGATGATCTGGATCGCGATCGAGTTGACTACGATCTTCTCGGCTTTCCTCGTGGCCTACGAGAACCGCACGGCCGCACTCGAAGCGGCCTGGAAATACGTGGCGCTCACCAGCACCGGTGCGATGATCGCGCTGTTCGGGGTGCTGGTCCTGTATTACGGAATCAATCACGTTGGGCAGCCTGTTACCTGGACAGGGCTGGTCACTGCGTCGCCCGCGCTGCCGCCCGCCGTGCTGCTGCTGAGCTTCGCGCTGTGGCTGGTCGGCTTCGGCACGAAGACGGGACTGGTGCCGATGCACACCTGGCTTCCGGACGCGCACAGCCAGGCACCGGCTTCGATCTGCGCGCTGCTGTCCGGCGTTGAGGTCAGCGGCGCCCTCTACATGCTGCTGCGCATCTATCCCGCGCTTGCGCGGAATCCTGGTGTCGCGCATCCGGAGAACTGGTATCTGGTTGCCGGCTTGCTCAGCGTCGCGGTGGCCGCGTTCCTGCTGCTGCAGGTGCATGACTTCAAGCGCTTGTTTGCATATTCGACGATCGAGCACATGGGCGTGATCCTCGCGGCCTGCGGGCTCGGTGCCGGCGCGCACGAACTCGGCACCGTCTACCAGTTTTTCGCGCACGCCTTCACCAAGTCGTTCTGCTTCTATGCGGCCGGCATCGCAACCATCGTATTCGGCACCCAGGAGATCGCCGCGGTGCGCGGCCTGATCAGCCGTGCGCCGGTTGCCGGTTGGGCGCTGCTGCTGGGTGGAGTTGCCATTGCCGGCGCGCCGCCGTTCGCGTTGTTCATCTCCGAATTCAAGATCCTCGAAACCGGCTTTGCCGCCGGCGAGTACGTCGCCACCGGCATCCTGACCGCTTTGGTGGTGCTGGCGTTCATCGCGATCCTGTACCAGATCGGACGGATCGTGTTCGGCGAGCCCGCGCCGGACGCCCCGCGCGCGAAGCTGCCCGCGACCAGCGTTGCGGCGCTCGCGCTCGCGTTCATTCCGATGTTCGTGTTCGGCTTCTACCTTCCACCGCCGCTCGCGAGCCTCATCCATCACGCCGCGGCCTTGCTGGGAGGCGGGTCATGA
- a CDS encoding Hydrogenase-4 component B / Formate hydrogenlyase subunit 3 → MTPLAIAFLLLVVGIPVAFVRARRVAVGSAWVLVTAGCAVMIGRAVAGLVQGTSRPLVALALPLIGNFGFEWTPLAALFVAVTAAVFVLVLPFALRDSAGYPSARRGAFVGLIVVTLIAMLALFTASGVVSFIFAWEIAALGIWGLVGFETRRAEPVAAGLLTLALSETGSLAGLVGLLILAHATGTADLDAIAAAAPALPSTLVIAACVLTFFGFGMKAGVVPLNLWLPAAHGAAPRSISPILSGATLNLGLYAFLRLDAPLARTDARLGLMILPAGAATALIGIMYAMVEHDLKRLLAQSSIENMGIVTAGFGAGFTFTALGHPLLGGLAVIPALYHMLNHSAYKTLLFLGAGGLDEAVGTHDLNRMGGLLRRLPIFGTLFIVGAFAIAGLPPSNGFASEWMLLQSLLRVVELASVPVRIVFALSGAALALTAGLAVTCFAMVVAASLLGLPRSREAAAAHRAPRAVSMPMAVLAAACFGLAMLVTGVIPVLGRLTAPLVGADATDALAPAFFGHAQGLSQTVVTALTQLGAQLGRGIVPLRGLVVLHATGPDDTVAYAMSTVLSFAVLIVLLLLAWLLARGLRHHRRVARRAPWDAGLARIRPEMTYTATAFAAPVRVLFDNVFSPAIAHHEQHHGAFLTVSRRREVRVQLVDRLFIRPVANASRAVAKALAEAHHGPVTTYASYVLVALLAALLTVRYLGG, encoded by the coding sequence ATGACGCCGTTGGCCATCGCCTTCCTGCTGCTGGTCGTCGGGATACCGGTGGCCTTCGTGCGCGCTCGCCGGGTCGCGGTGGGCAGCGCCTGGGTGCTGGTGACGGCAGGGTGCGCTGTGATGATCGGGCGCGCCGTCGCCGGCCTGGTGCAGGGCACGAGTCGTCCATTGGTCGCGCTGGCGCTGCCGTTGATCGGGAACTTCGGATTCGAGTGGACGCCGCTCGCTGCGTTGTTCGTGGCGGTGACTGCGGCGGTGTTCGTGCTGGTGCTGCCGTTTGCACTCCGGGACAGCGCCGGGTATCCGTCCGCTCGCCGCGGCGCGTTCGTCGGACTGATCGTGGTGACACTCATCGCCATGCTCGCGCTGTTCACCGCCTCGGGCGTGGTGTCGTTCATTTTCGCCTGGGAAATCGCGGCGCTCGGCATCTGGGGGCTGGTCGGTTTCGAGACGCGGCGTGCCGAGCCGGTAGCCGCGGGACTGCTCACGTTGGCGCTTTCCGAAACGGGGTCGCTGGCTGGGCTCGTGGGGCTCCTGATTCTCGCGCACGCCACCGGCACTGCCGACCTCGACGCGATCGCCGCCGCCGCGCCCGCGTTGCCGTCCACGCTGGTCATCGCCGCCTGTGTCCTCACGTTTTTCGGCTTCGGCATGAAGGCGGGCGTGGTGCCGCTCAACCTGTGGCTGCCGGCCGCGCACGGCGCGGCGCCGCGCTCGATCTCGCCGATTCTTTCCGGCGCGACGCTGAACCTCGGGCTTTACGCGTTCCTGCGGCTGGATGCGCCGCTCGCGCGCACCGATGCCCGGCTCGGGTTGATGATCCTCCCGGCCGGCGCCGCGACCGCGCTGATCGGCATCATGTATGCGATGGTCGAGCACGACTTGAAGCGGCTGCTGGCACAGAGTTCGATCGAAAACATGGGCATCGTGACCGCCGGATTCGGCGCAGGCTTCACGTTTACCGCGCTCGGGCATCCGCTGCTGGGCGGCCTCGCCGTGATCCCGGCGCTGTACCACATGCTCAATCACTCGGCCTACAAGACGCTGTTGTTCCTGGGCGCGGGCGGCTTGGATGAAGCGGTTGGAACGCACGACCTCAATCGCATGGGCGGATTGTTGCGGCGCCTGCCGATCTTCGGCACGCTGTTCATCGTCGGCGCCTTTGCAATCGCAGGCCTGCCGCCGTCAAACGGTTTCGCGAGCGAGTGGATGTTGCTGCAATCGCTGCTGCGGGTGGTTGAACTCGCTTCGGTTCCGGTGCGCATCGTGTTTGCGCTGTCCGGCGCTGCGCTCGCGCTGACCGCCGGCCTTGCAGTGACCTGCTTCGCGATGGTGGTGGCCGCTAGCCTGCTCGGCTTGCCGAGGTCGCGCGAGGCGGCCGCGGCGCACCGCGCGCCGCGCGCCGTATCGATGCCGATGGCGGTGCTCGCGGCTGCGTGCTTCGGGCTGGCCATGCTCGTGACCGGGGTGATTCCCGTGCTAGGTCGGCTCACCGCACCGCTGGTCGGCGCCGATGCCACCGATGCGCTGGCGCCCGCGTTCTTCGGCCATGCGCAGGGACTTTCGCAAACCGTCGTGACTGCGCTCACCCAGCTCGGCGCGCAACTCGGTCGCGGGATCGTGCCGTTGCGCGGCCTCGTCGTGCTGCACGCAACCGGTCCCGACGACACGGTGGCGTACGCGATGTCCACCGTGCTGAGTTTCGCGGTGCTCATCGTCCTGTTGTTGCTGGCGTGGCTGCTCGCGCGCGGGCTGCGCCATCACCGGCGGGTCGCGCGGCGGGCGCCCTGGGACGCGGGCCTTGCGCGCATCCGCCCCGAGATGACCTACACCGCAACGGCCTTTGCCGCGCCGGTGCGCGTGCTGTTCGACAATGTGTTCAGCCCCGCCATCGCCCATCACGAACAGCACCACGGCGCGTTCCTGACCGTGAGCCGGCGGCGGGAGGTGCGGG
- a CDS encoding Hydrogenase-4 component C: MSPLVRHLVINLIQIGFLLVFAPLLLGVLARLEEIIQGKHGPSIFQPYYDIWKLFGKDEIVSEESTWVFRFAPLIHFVMPIFVVMLIPALTAYPLFFAFAGDMIAVGFLFAASGFFVVLAAMDTGNVYGPIGASRTRMVGFLAEPVFMVAFFALSYVANATIPYEVNASWAVSWAAMLQPAHLLVAIAFLMLVLADEGRLPVDNPAGKAETAMIGHSKNLEYSGTGAALMKWGGAMKFMAVLIVFLNVIITPWGLAATTHWGDVFLAIPKVLGKMFLFLVVLAVIETTIAKLRLFRISEFLASAFVICVLAMGVRLVGIG; encoded by the coding sequence ATGTCGCCCCTCGTGCGCCATCTCGTCATCAACCTGATCCAGATCGGGTTCTTGCTGGTATTTGCGCCGCTGCTGCTGGGAGTGCTCGCGCGGCTCGAGGAAATCATCCAGGGCAAGCACGGGCCGAGCATCTTCCAGCCCTACTACGACATCTGGAAGCTGTTCGGCAAGGACGAAATCGTCTCCGAAGAAAGCACCTGGGTATTCCGGTTCGCGCCGCTCATCCATTTCGTGATGCCGATCTTCGTGGTGATGCTGATCCCGGCGCTCACCGCGTATCCGTTGTTCTTTGCGTTTGCCGGCGACATGATCGCGGTCGGCTTCCTGTTCGCGGCGAGCGGATTTTTCGTCGTGCTCGCCGCGATGGATACCGGCAACGTGTACGGCCCGATCGGCGCGAGCCGCACGCGCATGGTCGGCTTTCTCGCCGAGCCGGTGTTCATGGTGGCGTTCTTCGCGCTGTCCTACGTCGCCAATGCGACCATTCCCTACGAGGTGAACGCAAGCTGGGCGGTTTCCTGGGCCGCGATGCTGCAACCGGCGCATCTACTGGTGGCCATTGCCTTCCTGATGCTGGTGCTCGCCGACGAGGGCCGCCTGCCGGTCGACAACCCCGCCGGCAAGGCCGAGACCGCAATGATCGGCCACTCCAAGAACCTGGAGTATTCCGGCACCGGCGCGGCGCTGATGAAGTGGGGCGGCGCGATGAAGTTCATGGCGGTGCTGATCGTGTTCCTGAACGTGATCATCACCCCGTGGGGGCTCGCCGCGACCACGCATTGGGGCGACGTGTTCCTCGCGATTCCCAAGGTGCTCGGCAAGATGTTCCTGTTTCTCGTGGTGCTGGCGGTGATCGAAACGACGATCGCGAAGCTCAGGCTGTTTCGTATCAGCGAGTTTCTGGCCTCGGCCTTCGTGATTTGCGTGCTGGCGATGGGCGTGCGGCTGGTGGGGATTGGCTGA
- a CDS encoding Hydrogenase-4 component E, which produces METYIALNGFIAALFVILGLGVIVTRQMLGTLHLFMLHAVALTASALVLGLALHSPHLFWVAAITFSTKVVAVPLVLVWTAGSEIYERREVDQVLTIPVSVLIAAVLALVAWVTANPLVHAISDRPFAAINLPTGLMAVFFGAFTVAVRREAVAQLMGILIMESGAFFASISIVNELSIIAEIAAAVDVPVVALVIGLLIRSIRSVTGMTRVGLLAELKEHR; this is translated from the coding sequence ATGGAAACCTACATTGCACTCAACGGTTTCATTGCCGCGTTGTTCGTGATCCTTGGCCTGGGCGTGATCGTCACGCGCCAGATGCTGGGCACGCTGCACCTGTTCATGCTGCACGCGGTGGCGCTGACCGCTTCCGCGTTGGTGCTCGGGCTTGCCCTGCACAGCCCACATCTGTTCTGGGTGGCGGCGATTACCTTTTCCACCAAGGTGGTGGCAGTGCCGCTGGTTCTGGTGTGGACGGCAGGCAGCGAAATCTACGAGCGCCGCGAAGTGGACCAGGTGCTGACGATCCCGGTCTCGGTCCTCATTGCCGCAGTATTGGCGCTCGTGGCCTGGGTCACTGCGAATCCGCTGGTGCACGCGATCAGCGATCGGCCGTTTGCCGCCATCAATCTGCCAACCGGCCTGATGGCGGTGTTCTTCGGGGCCTTCACCGTCGCGGTGCGCCGCGAGGCAGTGGCGCAGTTGATGGGCATTTTGATTATGGAAAGCGGCGCGTTCTTCGCGTCGATCTCGATCGTCAACGAGCTTTCGATCATTGCCGAAATCGCTGCGGCCGTGGACGTGCCGGTCGTCGCGCTCGTGATCGGCTTGCTCATCCGCAGCATCCGAAGCGTGACCGGCATGACACGCGTCGGCCTGCTCGCGGAACTGAAGGAGCATCGATGA
- a CDS encoding Coproporphyrinogen III oxidase, oxygen-independent, translating to MTIVSPELLARFDVPGPRYTSYPTADRFVEAFTADEHERALRQRQNSGAGAGLPLSLYVHIPFCESLCYYCACNKIITRHHERAQPYLEYLKREVELHTAQLGGGQPVSQLHLGGGSPTFLADSELRELLAMLRSHFQFAPDIEASIEVDPRTVNASRLAVLAELGFNRLSFGVQDFDPEVQKAVHRMQPAAQVFALMEAARALAFDSVNVDLIYGLPRQTPASFDRTLAQVTQLRPDRVALYAYAHLPERFKPQRRIAATELPAGADKLQMLSRSIAAFLDAGYEYIGMDHFALPQDALAVARRQGRLQRNFQGYSTQPDCDLIGLGVSAISRVGASYSQNAKTLDAYYDALAQGRLPVARGLALDRDDLVRRSVIMALMCQGDLRFEPVELAFLLDFPSYFAPELDALRPLADRGLVEFGDAGIRVTTVGWYFVRAIAMVFDRYLQADRNRARYSKII from the coding sequence ATGACTATCGTTTCGCCCGAGTTGCTCGCCAGGTTCGACGTGCCCGGGCCGCGTTACACCTCCTACCCGACGGCGGACCGGTTCGTCGAGGCATTCACCGCCGACGAGCACGAACGGGCGCTGCGCCAGCGTCAAAACAGCGGTGCCGGCGCCGGGCTGCCGCTGTCGCTGTACGTGCACATTCCCTTCTGCGAGTCGCTGTGTTACTACTGCGCGTGCAACAAGATCATCACGCGGCACCACGAGCGCGCCCAGCCGTACCTTGAATACTTGAAGCGCGAGGTCGAACTGCACACGGCCCAGCTCGGCGGCGGCCAGCCGGTCAGCCAGCTGCATCTCGGCGGCGGCAGCCCGACTTTCCTTGCCGACAGCGAGCTGCGCGAACTGCTGGCGATGCTGCGAAGCCATTTCCAGTTCGCGCCTGACATCGAAGCGTCGATCGAGGTCGATCCGCGCACCGTCAACGCATCGCGGCTGGCCGTACTCGCAGAACTCGGTTTCAACCGCCTGAGTTTCGGTGTCCAGGACTTCGACCCCGAGGTGCAGAAGGCGGTGCATCGGATGCAACCTGCCGCGCAGGTGTTCGCGCTGATGGAGGCGGCGCGCGCGCTGGCCTTCGACTCGGTCAACGTCGACCTGATCTACGGCCTGCCGCGCCAGACGCCGGCATCGTTCGATCGCACGCTGGCGCAGGTCACCCAACTCAGGCCGGACCGGGTCGCGCTGTACGCGTACGCCCATCTGCCCGAGCGCTTCAAGCCGCAGCGCCGCATCGCGGCCACCGAACTGCCGGCCGGCGCCGACAAGCTGCAGATGCTGTCGCGCTCGATCGCGGCGTTCCTGGACGCGGGCTACGAGTACATCGGCATGGACCATTTCGCGCTGCCGCAGGACGCGCTCGCCGTGGCCCGGCGCCAGGGCCGGTTGCAGCGCAACTTCCAGGGCTACAGCACCCAGCCCGACTGCGATCTGATCGGTCTGGGGGTGTCGGCGATCAGCCGGGTCGGCGCCAGCTACAGCCAGAACGCGAAGACGCTGGACGCCTACTACGACGCTCTCGCCCAGGGCCGCCTGCCGGTCGCGCGCGGCCTCGCGCTCGATCGCGACGATCTGGTGCGCCGCAGCGTCATCATGGCGTTGATGTGCCAGGGCGATCTGCGCTTCGAGCCGGTCGAGCTCGCGTTCCTGCTTGACTTCCCGAGTTATTTCGCCCCCGAACTCGACGCATTGCGTCCGCTCGCCGATCGCGGCCTGGTCGAGTTCGGCGACGCCGGCATCCGGGTCACCACGGTCGGCTGGTACTTCGTGCGCGCGATCGCGATGGTGTTCGACCGCTACCTGCAGGCCGATCGCAACCGCGCCCGTTATTCGAAGATCATCTGA